From a region of the Blastopirellula marina genome:
- a CDS encoding thioredoxin family protein, with translation MLGITMAILLQVSAVGDTTVDYNSAFKDASETGKPMLVLVGTDWCPACVTMKQSIIPRLKRAGRLSGVVYTEVDADAQPRIAHRIMSGGGYPQLALYRKTKDGWRRQILVGVQSESTIQTLVDRAVAAQESEADKLEVLPISQ, from the coding sequence ATGCTCGGTATTACCATGGCCATTCTGTTGCAAGTTTCCGCAGTTGGCGACACGACGGTCGATTACAACTCGGCATTCAAAGACGCCTCGGAAACTGGCAAGCCGATGCTTGTCCTCGTCGGCACAGATTGGTGTCCAGCATGCGTGACGATGAAGCAATCGATCATCCCACGCCTTAAACGTGCTGGCCGTTTGAGCGGTGTCGTCTACACAGAAGTCGATGCCGACGCCCAACCTCGCATCGCCCACCGCATCATGTCGGGTGGAGGCTACCCGCAATTGGCTCTTTACCGCAAGACGAAAGACGGCTGGCGTCGTCAAATTCTGGTTGGCGTTCAATCCGAATCTACCATCCAGACGCTGGTAGACCGTGCTGTTGCCGCCCAAGAATCGGAAGCCGACAAGCTCGAAGTTCTGCCGATCTCGCAGTAG
- a CDS encoding chemotaxis protein CheX produces the protein MSTVIENTSSLAGTNSVLAEAVVTSVEKALTMCGTTARCVGVARVPLRENGLVTGIIGVHGRVSGFITVNMSEMLAINVVEGLLQEEFGKLTSQVVDGAGEVTNMICGGIKSNLAKTSFSFQGITVPSVIVGEGYQMAFARGLEFVSATFEHENSEAIMLDDRLLSVSMCFLKL, from the coding sequence ATGTCAACCGTTATCGAAAACACGTCGAGCCTGGCCGGAACCAACTCGGTTCTCGCGGAAGCTGTGGTTACTTCTGTGGAAAAGGCACTTACCATGTGCGGTACGACCGCACGCTGCGTGGGCGTGGCTCGAGTGCCGCTCCGAGAGAACGGCCTGGTGACGGGCATCATTGGTGTTCACGGACGCGTTTCCGGTTTCATCACGGTGAACATGTCGGAGATGCTGGCGATCAACGTCGTCGAAGGGTTGCTACAAGAAGAGTTTGGCAAACTCACCAGCCAGGTTGTCGATGGAGCCGGCGAAGTCACGAACATGATTTGCGGCGGCATCAAATCGAACCTGGCGAAGACTTCGTTCTCGTTCCAGGGGATTACCGTTCCTTCGGTGATCGTGGGTGAAGGCTACCAGATGGCGTTCGCTCGCGGTCTTGAATTCGTGAGCGCGACCTTCGAACACGAAAACTCGGAAGCCATCATGCTCGACGACCGACTCCTATCGGTCAGCATGTGCTTCTTGAAACTGTAA